In Chaetodon trifascialis isolate fChaTrf1 chromosome 6, fChaTrf1.hap1, whole genome shotgun sequence, one DNA window encodes the following:
- the LOC139332096 gene encoding zinc finger protein 501-like — MSAVKYLREFVNERLTAAAEEIFRVVEKTVVEYEEEIDRQRRLLDVVWKPEIKLHRIELPQQHVRQKEEEEEEEEALCDQERNSSLDQEESEPPQIKEEEEELCTSQEEEQLVLKEETEAFMLTPAHEESDQQLVSNSSHVAESQDQRGGEHGDSGSCRDSDLKPKESESHCDNIYNPNLSEVHCNPHTVKKSHKCDTCGKAFKFKSQLQRHLRIHTGEKPYLCNTCGRRFNQKPSLNTHVRIHTGERPYSCNTCGKRFSQASALNSHMRIHTGQKPHSCNTCGKRFRQATSLNAHMRIHTGEKPYSCNTCGKRFRQATLLNNHMTIHTGEKPCSCKTCGKDFRCAC, encoded by the exons ATGTCTGCAGTTAAATACTTGAGAGAGTTTGTCAACGAGcgactgactgctgctgccgAGGAAATATTCAGAGTTGTTGAAAAAACTGTCGTCGAGTACGAAGAAGAGATCGACCGTCAGCGCAGACTGCTGGATGTCGTCTGGAAACCTGAAATAAAGTTACACAGAATAG AGCTCCCACAGCAACATGTCCgtcagaaggaggaggaggaggaggaggaggaggctctcTGTGACCAGGAGAGGAACTCCAGTCTGGACCAAGAGGAGTCAGAACCTCCTCAGattaaagaggaagaggaggaacttTGTACCAgtcaggaggaagagcagcttgTACTGAAGGAGGAGACTGAAGCTTTCATGTTGACTCCTGCTCATGAGGAAAGTGACCAGCAGCTCGTCTCCAACAGCTCTCATGTAGCTGAGAGCCAagatcagagaggaggtgagcatGGAGACTCAGGATCATGTAGAGATTCAGATCTTAAGCCAAAGGAAAGCGAAAGTCACTGTGACAATATATACAATCCAAATTTGTCAGAAGTTCACTGTAATCCTCACACAGTTAAAAAGTCTCACAAATGCGACACTTGTGGAAAAGCTTTTAAGTTTAAGTCACAACTTCAGAGACACCTgaggatccacacaggtgagaagccatATTTGTGCAACACCTGCGGGAGAAGATTCAATCAGAAACCATCATTGAATACTCATGTGAGgatccacacaggggagaggCCGTATTCGTgcaacacctgtgggaaaagATTCAGTCAGGCATCAGCATTGAATAGTCAtatgaggatccacacaggtCAGAAGCCTCATTCATgcaacacctgtgggaaaagATTTAGGCAGGCAACATCATTGAATGCTCAtatgaggatccacacaggtgagaagccttATTCATgcaacacctgtgggaaaagATTTAGGCAGGCAACATTATTAAATAATCATATGACgatccacacaggggagaagccGTGTTCTTGCAAAACGTGTGGAAAAGATTTCAGGTGTGCCTGTTAG